The following DNA comes from Salmo trutta chromosome 15, fSalTru1.1, whole genome shotgun sequence.
TTGGTCTTAATCTAATTTGGTCTAGGTTGTAATTATTTTTGCACACAAGTCTTCCAATTAATGTTGGCCTTGTCGGTTTTTTTTTCTCATGAGAAAGTGTGGAATGTGAATTGAGTAAATTACATATTAATGTTGATTGTATTGCATTCGGAAACAATGTATAATTCAAATTTATTTGAAATAGCGTGCTTGTGAATATTAGTTGTAAACCGATACAGGACATTCTCTGAATGTTAGTTGTAAACCGATACAGGACGTTCTCTGAATGTAACTTTCATCAGTACCATCTACTGCTATGAGTCATTGTTGAGAATATAGATTTTATGCTGACTCATATTTTGCACAACCACCGACTGAGAGCCTCGTGTTAGATACGGGTTTGTGTAAGTAGGGTAGCCATTCCAGGAGGCTGACTGTCATCTCTATGTTTCTGCAGGACTGCTAGATGTTGAACTCTCTGTTTGCTGTATGAGGGACACAACTGCACAGATGGAGTCAAGGGTTCCCCACCACATCCCTGGAGTGTCTTCCTTCATTATATCCCAGCCGTTGCTGGACAGTAGTGTCCCCTATGGAAGGCTACAGCACCCGCTCACCATCTTCCCCATCGACCAGATGAAGTCCTCTCACATGGAGAACGACTATATTGACAGTCCGGCTGTGGTCTCCCAGCAACCCCCCAGCCAGAAGGTTGCCAAAAGGGGGCCCCACGAGCCACTGCTAGGGGCCCCCAAGCTGGCACGCTGCAACCCCAACGATGCCACCACACACCCCTGGATCTCCTTCAGCGGGCGGCCCAGCTCcatcagcagtagcagcagcacctCGTCAGACCAGAGGCTGCTGGACCACGCAGCTCCTACCCCTGTGGTGGACCACAGGTCCACAGTAGTCACCACCAGGACCCCCTGTTGCGAGCCCAAGGTGCTCACTTCCAAGCCTCTGGACCTAAAGGCTGCTGCCCAGGGGGCCATGGTGGTGGACAAGAAGCACATGCTGCTGTGTGAGATATGTGGTAAGTGCCGCTGCACAGAGTGCACCCTGCCCCGGACCCTGCCTTCCTGCTGGGTGTGCAACCAGGAGTGCCTGTGCTCGGTGCAGAGCCTGGTGGACTCGGCCACCTGCATGTGCCTGGTCAAGGGCATTTTCTACCACTGCACCGAGGATGAGGACGATGAGGGCTCTTGCGCCGACCGTCCATGCTCCTGCCAACAGTCTAACTGCTGCGCACGCTGGTCCTTCATGACGGCCATGTCCCTGGTGCTGCCCTGTATGATGTGCTACCTGCCCGCCATGGGCTGTGTCAAACTGTCACAGAAGTGCTACGATAAAACCAGCCGCCCGGGCTGCCGCTGCAAGAACTCCCAGCAGGCCTGTAAGAGTATGGATGCCAAGGCTGGAGGCCAGGAGAAACAGTCGTCATGATACTAACTGGCTGTTGCCTTATCAATACCCTTTGGATAGACCAATCCCCCCACCTGCTGGAGGACTTCCCAAAAACGATGGTACTTACAGAAGGGTTCACACCTGTCCTTCTCAGTTCTAGTGATGTTATGCCACACAAGTTAAAATAGGTCTGTCTGCTAGATCTGTTGGCCTAGACAACTGCTTGCCTCAGAACCCATCCTTATAAGTGTAACAGACTGGTGGATTTTGTTTTATAAAATGGCTGAAGGCACAAGTCATACTCCCTCTACACGGCTCTGAATTTAAAGCTTCATGATAGCTAGCTACTCCATGACAAATTGGACACCAGTTGTTTTCCCCCTAACATAAAGATATATGTTTGAGAAAATAAGCCTCTTCCAAAGCAGTTTCCCTCTATTTTTTGCAAACTGTTGGTTTTCCTTTTTGGTAGTTTAGGATACTTCAAGTGAAACTACCACCTACTCTCCCCTATATATGAACATTCTTTAGATTTCAGTCCCACACAAGCTTTCCTGTTGCTAGCTTGATGTTGAGCTTTTTAGGTCAAGGTGACAAAGTGAGAGGTAGTCATGTGGCTTTGGAGCAATAGTCTGTTTTTTATATTCTTGTTTGTGTGCTCGTACGATATGTAAGGTCATACCACAAGTGAGTGAAAAACTGTGTTTAGGATTGCCTGACTTGATCACTTTCTATTTCCTTGAGGGGAAACGTAATATCGATTTTAACCTAGCTTTTACCAATCACTTCAGAAAAATTGCATGTCATGCGCTGCATGATGTAACTTAGTGCTTAACCCCAGTGCTAGATGTGGATGTGTTGTCGAAAAACCTCCTCAGGGATTGTTCCTCATCAGTAGAATTTGGTCTAGCACGTCAAAACTGCTTGAAAGCCCAGTTGACTTCACTTTGCACAAGAGGCGAAGAACCGTTTAAAAAGGGCAAAGGGGCAATGGTGAATTATTTAGGAAGATTGAGAGGAAATGGGTGGAAAATAGCGTTTTCAGGAAGAGGGAGAAGGTAGAGTGAAGTTGTAGCGTATCTAGCCAGCCTTAGTTAAATCCAATCTGCCACTTGCACAACCTTTTTAGATGAAGCAAACCTCTTATGATGGACTAAAGCACAGTATTAAGTATAAAGGCTTAATGTATTTTGCATTACTCTGTGAACTACTTTGAGTCCACATTGTATACCCCACTACTCAAAAAAAAGTAGAGTTTGTCTTATGTTAGAAATATTCTTTATCTTTATTTTCTCAATCTATTTTTGTGTCTTGCATGGAGTTACAATGACTTTGCCAAAAGGAGTTTAGTATAGCTTGTTTAGCTGTCTAAGGGATCATATGTGTTATGCACTTGCCAAATGGTCGGAAGGCAATTGTTCTTAAAGGTACGGTGCCCTTTTTGCAGTTTGCTTCAGTTTGGCATATTTCTGTCATGTTGGTTCTAAGGTCCCCTAATAACATTAGGACCTGTCACCTTCTGATGTTTGTACTTGTCTTGTTGCACAACGCAGAAAACATACAGGAAAAAACACTGTTCTTAGTCTTGAATGTATAAGGCAATATTACTTTCAAATGTTTGCAATTCAATCCAAGGAAAGGTGCCAAAATTGGGAATGATTTTGTGGCTGGCAAAGCCAGGGAAAAATTGCAAATGTGTTGACAATATGTTATAGAAATAGACCTATGCAGGTGACATGCTGTTGTAAATAGTTTCAAGACACGTGTTCTTTAGAAGAGTTTTAAATGTCCTTGAAAAATTGCATGGTACATTATAACTACAATTcagtacaaaatatatagagatATGTAGATATATATTTTGGGGGTGAAGTTGAGGGGAAGAGGGTGGGGGGGAAGACATATTTCTATCATAAGCACTTGACTTAGAAAAGTGTGCCCTGCAATAAAAATACCTCTGTTTATGCTATTCACGCCTAATTAGCAGGAGAGAGGCGAAGCTAATTCCCAGTCCCTCAGTGCCCCTGAAACTGTGGACCCATTGAATCCACTGAAGGAATACAATTTCGGCCTATCCGGATCAACCCATTTAGTCCTTTTTGTGCTCAGTGTCGCAACTTTTTTTCCCTTCCCA
Coding sequences within:
- the LOC115148519 gene encoding protein sprouty homolog 4-like, translating into MRDTTAQMESRVPHHIPGVSSFIISQPLLDSSVPYGRLQHPLTIFPIDQMKSSHMENDYIDSPAVVSQQPPSQKVAKRGPHEPLLGAPKLARCNPNDATTHPWISFSGRPSSISSSSSTSSDQRLLDHAAPTPVVDHRSTVVTTRTPCCEPKVLTSKPLDLKAAAQGAMVVDKKHMLLCEICGKCRCTECTLPRTLPSCWVCNQECLCSVQSLVDSATCMCLVKGIFYHCTEDEDDEGSCADRPCSCQQSNCCARWSFMTAMSLVLPCMMCYLPAMGCVKLSQKCYDKTSRPGCRCKNSQQACKSMDAKAGGQEKQSS